Proteins from one Salmo salar chromosome ssa07, Ssal_v3.1, whole genome shotgun sequence genomic window:
- the LOC106609307 gene encoding transmembrane protease serine 9-like, with product MKMCVFLIVYLSLLGLGIQHDLRNQTEIVQNLENGALNGTEEENATLTSGFQFEDLAGVRSFMPEQEMEVRIIGGVEAWAHSWPWQVSLRFTTMPACGGAIIAPQWVLTAAHCFKQYNKVDFWTVMAGKHDLENPDEECQQLVAVSKIVTHKDYNGMKKMHDIALVKLTTPLTFNQCVRRIEIWMRPIEPKKQCTVTGWGTTRENGPRANRLQEVNVTCLSLEDCNKFYRGVIQPTMFCAGDPEGGVDACQGDSGGPLSCYTGSRYELAGVVSWGVGCGRAQRPGVYTKVQVYLDWINELIQGDRSMSGGITVTEESCGQSKILTCRLDSRPAGVYVTLEGEVRVGSVTEACANSWPWQVSLQSKGRHYCSGTLIHHHWVLAPQHCHSKATVDTVVLGGHDLRFMAAQTIPVDEVFSHPHDGTFPPTFDLTLIKLSVPARIDDTVSPVCLPHEDVKLDDSWSCVTTGWGSSNSAPKVSRTTLHQARLGLVNRTACRETWGEDLITDTQLCTDPAGSVSCMGDSGAPLLCQKINGVFFLFGVVTWGSPSCDISTPAVFSRLSAYHSWITNITTDI from the exons ATGAAAATGTGTGTTTTCCTAATTGTGTATCTGTCTCTGTTGGGGCTTGGAATCCAGCACG ATTTACGTAACCAGACTGAAATCGTACAGAATCTTGAAAATGGTGCATTGAAcggaacagaagaggaaaatgcaACCCTCACCAGCGGATTTCAATTTGAAG ATCTGGCAGGGGTTCGCTCCTTCATGCCAGAGCAGGAGATGGAGGTGAGGATCATTGGTGGTGTGGAGGCCTGGGCCCACTCCTGGCCATGGCAGGTATCCCTACGCTTTACCACCATGCCAGCCTGTGGTGGTGCCATCATCGCCCCTCAGTGGGTTCTGACTGCCGCACACTGCTTCAAGCA GTATAACAAAGTGGATTTCTGGACTGTGATGGCGGGAAAACACGACCTTGAGAATCCTGATGAAGAATGTCAACAG tTGGTTGCAGTCTCAAAAATAGTCACCCACAAGGATTACAACGGCATGAAAAAGATGCATGACATTGCCCTGGTGAAGCTGACGACCCCGCTGACGTTCAACCAGTGTGTGAGACGCATAGAGATCTGGATGAGGCCAATTGAACCCAAAAAGCAATGCACAGTGACCGGCTGGGGTACCACCAGAGAGA ATGGTCCTCGTGCCAACAGACTCCAGGAGGTTAATGTGACCTGCCTGTCCCTGGAGGACTGTAACAAGTTCTACCGTGGTGTAATTCAGCCCACCATGTTCTGTGCTGGAGACCCTGAAGGAGGTGTAGACGCCTGCCAG GGTGACTCAGGTGGACCTCTGTCCTGCTACACAGGGTCCAGGTATGAGTTGGCTGGAGTGGTCAGCTGGGGAGTGGGCTGTGGTAGAGCCCAAAGGCCTGGGGTCTATACTAAAGTACAGGTCTACCTAGACTGGATCAATGAATTAATTCAAG GTGACAGGTCTATGTCTGGTGGTATTACTGTGACTGAAG AGAGTTGTGGTCAGAGTAAGATATTGACCTGCCGGCTGGACTCCCGCCCGGCAGGGGTGTATGTGACCTTGGAGGGTGAGGTGCGGGTGGGGAGTGTGACAGAGGCGTGCGCCAACTCCTGGCCCTGGCAGGTCAGTCTGCAGTCCAAAGGGAGACATTATTGCAGCGGGACCCTGATCCACCACCACTGGGTTCTGGCACCGCAACACTGCCACAGCAA agCTACAGTTGACACAGTGGTGCTGGGAGGTCACGACCTGAGGTTCATGGCTGCCCAGACCATCCCGGTGGACGAGGTGTTCAGCCACCCCCACGACGGAACCTTCCCTCCGACCTTTGACCTCACACTCATCAAGCTCAGTGTTCCAGCTCGAATTG ATGACACTGTGTCTCCAGTTTGCCTCCCACATGAGGATGTGAAGCTGGATGACAGCTGGTCCTGTGTTACAACAGGCTGGGGATCCAGCAACTCGGCAC CGAAGGTTAGCAGAACCACCCTGCACCAGGCCAGGCTGGGTCTGGTCAACAGGACCGCTTGTAGAGAGACCTGGGGAgaggatctcatcacggacaCTCAGCTGTGTACAGACCCAGCCGGCTCCGTCTCCTGCATG GGGGACTCTGGTGCTCCACTCCTCTGCCAGAAAATAAATGGGGTCTTCTTCCTCTTTGGTGTTGTGACATGGGGCAGCCCGAGCTGTGACATCAGCACACCAGCAGTATTCTCCCGACTATCAGCTTATCATTCCTGGATCACAAACATAACCACTGACATCTGA